The stretch of DNA GCTACGACCCGGTAGAGGGGGTGTTCGTGCGGCACGGGGACTTTCACCAACGGGCTTGGAAAATTCAGGAATGGTTCACCGATAGGGGAGTCCATACTCAGTTCCTGAAGAATTTCCGTGGACTACTGTTTCTGCGGACGGATGACGGTTCACCGTTCGCACCAGTTGGACTGAGGTTCGGAAAGCGAACGGGATCACTCTCGGCAGTTCCGGTGTTCCGAGGCGGGAACGTCTCGGGCGGTCTGCCGTCCGACTGACTACACATTCAAAGGAGGTGTCTGATGCGGAGAACTCACGCCGTGTGTGCTCTGGTCGTTATTGTCCTGATTGGCCCTGTTAGCGTACAGGGAATGGCCCAGGGGTTCTCTTGGTGGGCCTACGATAGCGTTCTGGAGGAGATCCAGGACAGGGGAGCGCTGAAAGTCGGACTGGGCCTGTTCACGCCTTGGTCGGCCTGCGATACAAACGGTGAGCTGATCGGCTTTGAGATCGATGTCGCGACCAAATTGGCCGAGGATATCGGGGTGATGGTGGAATTTGAGCGGACGAACTGGCACTACATCATTCCGGCCCTGGTGGCAGAGGAGTTTGACGCCATCATCAGTGGCCTGGCGATCCTTCCAGGGAGGAATCTCAAGGTCAATTACACGTCACCGTACAACGGGATCGGTGTCTACTTGGTGGCGAGCGTAGCGAAAGCCTCCGACTTGGAAACATTAGCCGACTTCAACAGTTCCAGCGTCACGATCGCGACTCGGCGGGGAGCCTCATCCGTAGGCTTTGTGGCGAGTGTTTTTCCCGATGCAATGTTGCTGTTGGTCGATACCGATACCGAGGTCATCCAGGCCGTCGTTTCGGGGGACGCTCATGCTGCGGCATCATTCGAGCCGAATCAAGAGACGTGGGTGGAGGCCAACCCGGAGACCCTG from Acidobacteriota bacterium encodes:
- a CDS encoding transporter substrate-binding domain-containing protein, which produces MRRTHAVCALVVIVLIGPVSVQGMAQGFSWWAYDSVLEEIQDRGALKVGLGLFTPWSACDTNGELIGFEIDVATKLAEDIGVMVEFERTNWHYIIPALVAEEFDAIISGLAILPGRNLKVNYTSPYNGIGVYLVASVAKASDLETLADFNSSSVTIATRRGASSVGFVASVFPDAMLLLVDTDTEVIQAVVSGDAHAAASFEPNQETWVEANPETLYLPFEEPFASEVGAMAIRKGDLDTLNFFNSWIAANKANGWLEQRRHYWFETREWADQVATDPDTIAECDESFQ